In Chloroflexota bacterium, a single window of DNA contains:
- a CDS encoding PLDc N-terminal domain-containing protein — MDANEWLLIIPLILVEIGLMAFALYDLVKRKRVKGGNKWVWGVIIVVVNIIGPILYFVIGREEE, encoded by the coding sequence ATGGATGCTAATGAGTGGCTGCTCATTATCCCTCTGATCCTGGTTGAGATTGGGCTTATGGCCTTCGCTCTTTATGACCTGGTAAAGAGAAAGCGGGTGAAAGGGGGCAATAAGTGGGTATGGGGGGTTATCATTGTGGTGGTCAATATTATCGGCCCCATACTTTATTTTGTCATCGGCCGTGAAGAGGAGTAG
- a CDS encoding CoA transferase yields MAKSNTLLGGCRVLDLTDEKGLLCGKVLGDFGADVIKVETPGGDSARNIGPFYKDIPDPEKSLFWFAANTSKRGITLNIETPDGKDLFQRLVKTADIVVESFEPGYMDYVGLGYADLKKVKSDIILTSITPFGQTGPYAHYQATDLIGAAMGGMARILGDLGRPPVRMGADPQSYFHAGLQGGLGSMMAYYHKEMTGVGQHVDVSMQDAVELTLMVAVEIYDILKANLVGLGQFFVSVRPQAGPLFTRTVVPCKDGYVTLMFGGGAFAGSSQSSRALVDWANSEGYALEMKDFDFPTMWDAATITQEESDTRNSYVAKFLMTRTKAELYEEAIKRGILLAPCATFEDVLKNAQLEARGFWEMVEHPELGETIKYPGAPVKMKETPWKIHRRAPLIGEHNEEVYGKELGLSKEQVTILKANGVI; encoded by the coding sequence ATGGCCAAGAGCAACACGCTGCTGGGCGGTTGTCGTGTTCTTGATCTGACTGATGAAAAAGGGCTTTTGTGCGGTAAGGTACTGGGGGACTTCGGGGCTGATGTCATCAAGGTAGAGACACCCGGGGGCGACTCCGCCCGGAACATCGGCCCTTTCTACAAGGACATCCCTGACCCGGAGAAGAGCCTCTTCTGGTTTGCGGCTAATACCAGCAAGAGGGGTATCACTCTGAACATTGAGACGCCCGACGGCAAGGACTTGTTTCAGAGATTGGTGAAAACTGCCGACATCGTGGTCGAGTCCTTCGAACCAGGCTACATGGATTACGTCGGGTTGGGGTACGCCGACCTCAAGAAGGTGAAGTCCGATATCATACTAACCTCGATCACCCCATTTGGCCAGACCGGCCCTTACGCCCACTATCAGGCCACCGATCTCATCGGCGCCGCCATGGGCGGCATGGCCCGGATCCTGGGCGACCTGGGACGCCCCCCGGTGCGCATGGGAGCCGATCCCCAGTCCTATTTCCACGCCGGTCTGCAAGGCGGGCTGGGCTCGATGATGGCTTACTATCACAAGGAGATGACCGGGGTGGGGCAGCACGTGGACGTCTCTATGCAGGATGCGGTGGAATTGACGCTGATGGTTGCCGTCGAGATCTACGACATACTCAAGGCGAACCTGGTAGGCCTGGGGCAGTTCTTCGTGTCGGTCAGGCCGCAGGCAGGCCCGCTTTTCACCCGCACCGTTGTCCCGTGCAAGGATGGCTATGTCACCCTCATGTTCGGTGGCGGGGCCTTTGCCGGATCATCGCAATCATCCAGGGCATTGGTGGACTGGGCCAACTCTGAGGGATACGCCCTGGAAATGAAGGACTTCGATTTCCCCACCATGTGGGATGCGGCCACCATAACTCAAGAGGAGAGCGACACCCGCAATTCTTACGTCGCTAAGTTTCTGATGACCAGGACCAAAGCGGAACTGTACGAAGAGGCAATCAAGAGGGGAATCCTGCTGGCCCCCTGCGCTACCTTCGAGGATGTCCTCAAGAACGCCCAGTTGGAGGCCCGGGGCTTCTGGGAGATGGTGGAGCACCCGGAATTGGGCGAGACAATAAAGTACCCCGGAGCGCCCGTCAAGATGAAAGAGACGCCGTGGAAGATTCACAGGCGGGCTCCTCTCATCGGAGAGCACAACGAGGAAGTCTACGGGAAGGAACTCGGTCTCTCCAAAGAGCAGGTGACTATACTCAAAGCGAACGGTGTCATCTGA
- a CDS encoding flavin reductase family protein: MGKALMGPQTLVYPMPAMLVGANVDGKPNFMVVAWGGIANGEPPMISAAIRHQHHTLKGIRQHMTFSVNIPSVDLVKETDYCGIVSGSKANKAEVCHFKVFYGKLGNAPLIEQCPVNLECKVIHILDLDSHSLVIGRIEETHVSESCLTSGKPDVTKIKPLTYVTSPAARYQALGEVIAKAFSAGKELV, translated from the coding sequence ATGGGCAAGGCACTGATGGGCCCTCAAACGCTGGTTTACCCAATGCCCGCAATGCTGGTGGGGGCAAATGTCGATGGCAAGCCAAATTTCATGGTAGTTGCCTGGGGTGGCATCGCCAACGGCGAGCCACCGATGATCTCAGCAGCCATACGCCATCAGCATCATACACTCAAAGGCATCAGGCAGCACATGACCTTCTCTGTCAATATACCTTCCGTTGACCTGGTGAAGGAGACAGACTACTGCGGCATTGTATCGGGCTCCAAAGCCAATAAAGCAGAAGTCTGCCATTTCAAAGTGTTTTACGGAAAGCTGGGTAACGCTCCTCTTATCGAGCAGTGTCCTGTCAATCTGGAATGCAAGGTCATACACATCCTGGACCTCGACAGCCATTCGCTGGTTATCGGCAGAATCGAGGAAACACACGTTTCCGAGAGCTGCCTCACCAGTGGCAAACCAGACGTCACCAAGATTAAGCCGCTGACCTATGTCACCAGTCCGGCAGCACGATATCAGGCTCTGGGAGAAGTCATAGCCAAAGCATTCAGTGCGGGCAAGGAACTTGTCTGA
- a CDS encoding ABC transporter permease: protein MAGFAVLLRKELKQQVRTYRFLIVAAVFLFFGLGTPLLLHYLPRLVPAEDMFNITIPEFTAVDAVQEYLSNFGQVGLLAAILVTMGMVARERESGTAAMILSKPVGRGAFVTAKLAALTLVFTAGIALGSLGCYAYTLIIFGNPGGSNFLVANVVAGLYLLVCLAVTLMFSSFFRSQLAAGGLALVLLIVMALTAGLPVMKDYSPGALLKWANDIAAGSGTHPWGALIVSLLVIALTLIIGWRVFRGKEL, encoded by the coding sequence ATGGCGGGGTTTGCCGTTTTATTGAGGAAGGAACTGAAGCAGCAAGTCAGGACCTACCGGTTTTTGATAGTAGCTGCCGTCTTCCTTTTCTTTGGCCTGGGGACCCCTCTGCTGCTCCATTACCTGCCCCGGCTTGTCCCGGCAGAGGACATGTTCAATATCACTATCCCCGAATTCACCGCCGTGGATGCGGTTCAGGAGTACCTGAGCAATTTTGGCCAGGTGGGGCTGTTGGCTGCCATCCTGGTGACTATGGGCATGGTGGCCAGAGAGAGAGAGTCGGGCACTGCGGCTATGATCCTCAGCAAGCCCGTGGGCCGCGGTGCTTTTGTGACTGCCAAGCTGGCTGCCCTGACGCTTGTCTTTACTGCAGGTATAGCTCTGGGCAGCCTTGGCTGCTATGCTTATACTCTGATCATCTTCGGCAACCCGGGCGGGTCGAATTTCCTTGTGGCTAACGTGGTGGCAGGGCTTTACCTGCTGGTTTGTCTGGCTGTGACCCTGATGTTCAGTTCGTTTTTCAGGAGCCAGTTGGCTGCAGGTGGACTGGCACTTGTTTTGCTTATTGTCATGGCATTGACTGCAGGACTCCCTGTTATGAAAGATTACAGCCCCGGTGCGCTTCTGAAATGGGCAAATGATATTGCTGCAGGGAGCGGGACACACCCTTGGGGAGCCCTGATAGTGAGCCTGCTAGTCATAGCGCTGACTCTCATCATCGGCTGGCGAGTCTTCAGGGGAAAAGAACTCTAG
- a CDS encoding dodecin family protein: MAESVYKIIEIIGTSTESWEKAAAMAVEMASKSLRDLRIAEVVEMDLQIDGGKVRAYRTKLKVSFKYEKED, encoded by the coding sequence ATGGCAGAGAGTGTATACAAGATAATCGAGATCATCGGGACCAGCACCGAGTCCTGGGAGAAGGCTGCTGCAATGGCTGTGGAGATGGCTTCAAAGTCACTGCGTGACCTCCGCATTGCCGAGGTTGTCGAGATGGACTTGCAGATCGACGGCGGAAAGGTCCGCGCCTATCGGACGAAGCTCAAGGTTTCCTTCAAGTACGAGAAGGAAGACTAG
- a CDS encoding DUF5679 domain-containing protein, which yields MPQAYCVKCKKKVEIKAPKQVTLKNNRAAVSGTCPSCGTKVFRIGKA from the coding sequence ATGCCCCAAGCCTATTGCGTAAAGTGCAAGAAGAAGGTGGAGATCAAAGCACCCAAACAGGTCACTTTGAAGAACAATCGGGCTGCTGTGAGCGGCACATGCCCGTCCTGCGGGACAAAGGTATTCAGAATCGGGAAAGCCTAA
- a CDS encoding ABC transporter ATP-binding protein, with protein sequence MSAISCQGLTKHYGSTIALDNLSLNIEERVIFGFLGPNGAGKTTTLKVLTGLSRPTGGRAWVAGEEVAHNSIALRSKVGCLPEDPAFYNWMTGKEYLTFVGEVFRLPSKEIGARCQELLELVDLTGAASRRIGGYSRGMRQRLGIAQALINKPVVLFLDEPSSALDPMGRAEVLNTLLRLKEQATTIFLSSHILADVERVCDVVGIIDKGRLVVESGVDELRQRFAHSLFEVEFEEMASPFVAMLERLPWVQKVDVAEGSNSSRFIVRARDVAAAKRELPRLIAESGLTLRQYQSVLPTLEDVFIELVGRKGD encoded by the coding sequence TTGTCAGCGATAAGTTGTCAGGGTCTCACCAAACACTACGGCAGCACCATTGCTCTGGATAACCTCAGCCTGAACATTGAAGAGCGTGTCATCTTTGGCTTTCTTGGCCCCAATGGTGCAGGCAAGACAACGACCCTGAAGGTACTCACTGGTTTGAGCCGGCCGACCGGAGGCAGGGCCTGGGTGGCGGGTGAGGAAGTGGCCCACAATTCAATAGCACTCCGAAGCAAGGTGGGGTGCCTTCCTGAAGATCCTGCCTTCTATAACTGGATGACAGGCAAAGAATACCTCACCTTTGTAGGAGAAGTCTTTCGATTACCGTCAAAGGAAATCGGGGCGCGTTGTCAGGAGCTGCTGGAGCTGGTGGACCTGACAGGCGCTGCTTCGCGCCGCATTGGCGGCTACTCGCGCGGTATGAGACAGCGGCTGGGCATTGCTCAGGCCCTGATAAACAAACCGGTGGTGCTCTTCCTGGATGAACCCAGCTCTGCCCTTGATCCCATGGGCCGTGCTGAAGTGCTGAATACTCTCCTGCGACTCAAGGAACAGGCGACCACTATCTTTCTTTCCAGCCATATCCTGGCTGATGTGGAACGGGTTTGCGATGTGGTGGGCATTATCGATAAGGGTAGGCTTGTCGTGGAATCGGGGGTGGATGAACTGCGGCAGCGTTTTGCCCATTCACTTTTTGAGGTGGAGTTTGAGGAGATGGCCTCTCCTTTTGTGGCCATGCTGGAGCGGTTGCCCTGGGTGCAGAAAGTTGATGTAGCTGAGGGCAGCAATAGTTCCAGGTTCATTGTTCGGGCCCGCGATGTGGCCGCAGCCAAGCGCGAATTGCCGAGGCTGATAGCCGAGAGCGGGCTTACGCTCCGGCAGTACCAGTCGGTTCTGCCCACTCTGGAGGATGTCTTTATTGAGTTGGTGGGCAGAAAGGGAGATTGA